A single window of Hymenobacter sp. APR13 DNA harbors:
- a CDS encoding four-helix bundle copper-binding protein encodes MSQPTISALDKQLLLDALNRCVAACEHCATACLAEEHVQHMVGCIRLDRDCADICALTARLVARGSEHARHIMKECIEVCQLCQNECAKHNDDHCQQCAAACKACADACRAYLA; translated from the coding sequence ATGAGCCAGCCCACCATCTCCGCCCTCGACAAACAACTGCTGCTCGACGCCCTCAACCGCTGCGTAGCAGCCTGCGAGCATTGCGCCACCGCCTGCCTCGCCGAGGAGCACGTGCAGCACATGGTGGGCTGCATCCGCCTCGACCGGGACTGCGCCGATATCTGCGCCCTCACGGCCCGTTTGGTAGCCCGCGGCTCGGAGCATGCCCGGCATATTATGAAGGAATGCATTGAGGTGTGCCAGCTCTGCCAGAACGAGTGTGCCAAGCACAACGACGACCACTGCCAGCAGTGCGCCGCCGCCTGCAAAGCCTGCGCCGACGCCTGCCGGGCCTATTTGGCATAG
- a CDS encoding c-type cytochrome, protein MRPLLPLLRLSAVAAFGTMLATATAGCFSNRQNEGATLYQNHCSSCHGEQGEGLRRLIPPVAASDYVARNRAALPCLIRRGMKGDVVVNGIHYNQVMPGHEDLTDSQITNLLNFVQRSWGNQNEPYTVREVSELLQPCHGSDGQ, encoded by the coding sequence ATGAGGCCGCTGCTGCCTTTACTGCGCCTGAGTGCGGTGGCGGCTTTCGGCACGATGCTGGCGACGGCCACCGCCGGCTGCTTTTCCAACCGCCAGAACGAAGGCGCTACGCTCTACCAGAACCACTGCTCCAGCTGCCACGGCGAGCAGGGCGAAGGCCTGCGCCGCCTGATTCCGCCGGTGGCGGCCTCCGACTACGTGGCCCGCAACCGCGCCGCCCTGCCCTGCCTGATCCGCCGCGGCATGAAGGGCGACGTGGTGGTGAACGGCATCCACTACAACCAGGTGATGCCCGGCCACGAAGACCTCACCGACTCGCAGATCACCAACCTGCTCAACTTCGTGCAGCGCAGCTGGGGCAACCAGAACGAGCCCTACACGGTGCGGGAGGTGTCGGAGCTGCTGCAGCCCTGCCACGGCTCTGACGGCCAATAG
- a CDS encoding SCO family protein — protein MLFSNLRLSLGRAAAASLLAAGALLPLACSSPDTAATQPERLPIQGLKYAEPTSPSDTLPDPVPAFRLTNQEGQIITNQTFAGKVYVTDFFFATCPSICPKMQSELLRVYEQFKGNPDVLFLSHTIDPAHDSIPVLRDYAERLGIKDASRWHFATAPHDTVFALAKAYMTGAQKDSTVQGGYAHSGTFALIDSKRRIRGVYDGMEKSQVDQLIKDLPILLKEEAETRQTAAK, from the coding sequence ATGCTGTTTTCGAACCTGCGCCTTTCTCTTGGCCGCGCCGCCGCCGCCAGCCTGCTGGCGGCCGGGGCCCTGCTGCCCCTTGCCTGCTCCTCCCCCGATACGGCCGCCACGCAGCCGGAGCGCCTGCCCATCCAGGGCCTCAAATACGCCGAGCCGACTTCGCCCTCCGATACGCTGCCCGACCCGGTGCCGGCGTTCCGGCTGACCAACCAGGAAGGCCAGATCATCACCAACCAGACGTTTGCCGGCAAGGTCTACGTCACGGATTTCTTCTTCGCCACCTGCCCCAGCATCTGCCCCAAAATGCAAAGCGAGCTGCTGCGCGTGTATGAGCAGTTTAAAGGCAACCCCGACGTGCTGTTCCTGAGCCACACCATCGACCCGGCCCACGACTCCATTCCGGTGCTGCGCGACTACGCCGAGCGGCTGGGCATCAAGGACGCCTCGCGCTGGCACTTCGCCACGGCCCCCCACGACACCGTGTTTGCGCTGGCCAAGGCCTACATGACCGGCGCCCAGAAGGACTCCACCGTGCAGGGCGGCTACGCGCACAGCGGCACCTTTGCCCTCATCGACTCCAAGCGCCGCATCCGGGGCGTGTACGATGGCATGGAGAAAAGCCAGGTGGATCAGCTGATCAAGGACCTGCCCATCCTGCTGAAAGAGGAAGCCGAAACCCGCCAGACGGCCGCCAAATGA
- a CDS encoding enhanced serine sensitivity protein SseB C-terminal domain-containing protein: protein MGLFDFLKKKPETPETFSAPSTSPATPAADSAAAAPAPAGPRYKGSNYTLPVEEAPAAPMMPMMPMMPAEEAGDEQMMEFPYQPTNILEELLMRAVHEPNLRPAFYQALLHEQLYAVTLPQEGQPGGEVQIEPGMEIQLQVLHDGNIPLFSSAERIFEGGVTPESVSYIHVRGLDLLQMVQATNCVLNPFSPAGKLLTSQEIQDLLVSDLVNLPAGPEGDQVPVQLGPPTTEPTELLAALREFCAGKEFLEQAYLAEMRIENSEVPPRLLLAFQADSPEQNPEFLQELGPVIEGRLEGYQFVDMMLLNPTSDEPLNQYFIQQEPFYKRG from the coding sequence ATGGGTCTGTTTGACTTTCTGAAAAAGAAGCCGGAAACACCGGAAACCTTCTCCGCTCCGTCTACCTCGCCGGCTACTCCCGCCGCCGATTCTGCTGCTGCCGCGCCAGCCCCGGCTGGTCCACGCTACAAAGGCTCCAACTACACACTGCCCGTAGAGGAAGCTCCCGCAGCCCCCATGATGCCGATGATGCCCATGATGCCCGCCGAGGAAGCCGGCGACGAGCAGATGATGGAATTCCCGTATCAGCCTACCAACATTCTGGAAGAGCTGCTGATGCGTGCCGTGCACGAGCCCAACCTGCGGCCCGCCTTCTACCAGGCGCTGCTGCACGAGCAACTGTACGCCGTAACGCTGCCCCAGGAAGGCCAGCCCGGCGGCGAAGTGCAGATCGAGCCCGGCATGGAAATTCAGCTGCAGGTGCTGCACGACGGCAACATTCCGCTGTTTTCGTCGGCTGAGCGCATTTTTGAGGGCGGCGTAACGCCCGAGTCGGTGTCGTACATCCACGTGCGCGGCCTCGATCTGCTGCAGATGGTGCAAGCCACTAACTGCGTGCTCAACCCCTTCTCGCCCGCCGGCAAGCTCCTCACCAGCCAGGAAATCCAGGATCTGCTGGTGTCTGACCTGGTGAACCTGCCCGCCGGCCCCGAAGGTGACCAGGTGCCCGTGCAACTGGGCCCACCTACCACCGAGCCTACGGAACTGCTTGCCGCCCTGCGCGAGTTCTGCGCCGGCAAGGAGTTCCTGGAGCAGGCCTACCTGGCCGAAATGCGTATCGAAAACAGCGAAGTACCGCCGCGCCTGCTGCTGGCTTTCCAGGCCGACAGCCCCGAGCAGAACCCCGAGTTCCTGCAGGAGCTGGGCCCCGTGATTGAAGGCCGCCTCGAAGGCTACCAGTTCGTGGATATGATGCTGCTCAACCCCACCAGCGACGAGCCGCTCAACCAGTATTTCATCCAGCAAGAGCCGTTCTACAAGCGCGGCTAA
- the recQ gene encoding DNA helicase RecQ, with translation MLFAAEPLAPTLESARKVLKQYYGYDTFRPMQEDIIENILGGRDTVVLMPTGGGKSVCFQIPAVVSEGVCVVVSPLIALMKDQVEALKANGISAAYINSSVGQSEQNAICGDCLNGYMKLLYVSPEKLLSEGFLQFLKRLRISMFAIDEAHCISSWGHDFRPEYTQLRVLREQFPQVPIIALTATADRLTQRDIQQQLRMHEPQVFLSSFDRPNLNLIVRPGQDRVGGILDFLGRHPGEAGIIYCLSRKQCETLTAKIQAKGIKAGFYHAGLTPNQRSVVQEGFLKDDLQVIVATIAFGMGIDKSNVRWVIHYNIPKNIEGYYQEIGRGGRDGSPATAVLFYSFADVMQLREMLSKDNPQLTQLNLTKLERMQQFAEAASCRRKILLNYFGETLATDCGNCDICRNPPTTFDGSLIAQKALSAVVRMRQRAGIGLLIDVLRGMRNQAVLSGGYDQIKTYGAGSDLPYLDWYSYIHQMLNDGLLYIAYEEGYALKITDLGREVLQGQRPLALKKFQPSEKAEKPTRGRKAAAAAAAPASREAQLFEALRGLRKRIADEQGVPPYVIFTDATLQEMAQERPINRVAMLGISGVGMKKFDTYGEAFIREIMANGGNPAALAELDEDTLPLATLDPDDPGAPRPARKREANTEAGSTAETSFQLHRMGLSVEAIAERRGLAVSTVQTHLTTCYASGQDLRISDFLTPEALAEIQTAQAQLGGGPMLRDLFDHLREKYDYFRLRLALMYFKKLKGE, from the coding sequence ATGTTATTTGCCGCCGAACCCCTCGCCCCCACGCTCGAATCTGCCCGTAAAGTCCTCAAGCAGTACTACGGCTACGACACCTTCCGGCCCATGCAGGAAGACATCATCGAGAACATTCTGGGCGGCCGCGACACGGTCGTGCTCATGCCCACCGGCGGCGGCAAATCGGTGTGCTTTCAGATTCCGGCCGTCGTCAGCGAAGGTGTGTGCGTGGTGGTGTCGCCGCTGATTGCGCTGATGAAAGACCAGGTGGAAGCCCTGAAGGCCAACGGCATTTCGGCGGCCTACATCAACAGCAGCGTGGGCCAGAGCGAGCAGAACGCCATCTGCGGCGACTGCCTCAACGGCTACATGAAGCTGCTCTACGTCAGCCCCGAGAAGCTGCTTTCCGAGGGCTTCCTGCAGTTTCTCAAGCGGCTTCGCATCAGCATGTTTGCCATTGATGAAGCCCACTGCATCAGCTCCTGGGGCCACGACTTCCGGCCCGAGTACACCCAGCTGCGGGTGCTGCGCGAGCAGTTTCCGCAGGTGCCCATCATTGCCCTCACCGCCACTGCCGACCGCCTCACCCAGCGCGACATCCAGCAGCAGCTGCGCATGCACGAGCCGCAGGTGTTTCTCTCCAGCTTCGATAGGCCCAACCTCAACCTCATCGTGCGCCCCGGCCAGGACCGCGTGGGTGGCATCCTCGACTTTCTGGGCCGCCACCCCGGCGAGGCGGGCATCATCTACTGCCTCTCGCGCAAGCAGTGCGAAACCCTCACGGCCAAGATTCAGGCCAAGGGCATCAAGGCCGGCTTCTACCACGCCGGCCTCACGCCCAACCAGCGCAGCGTGGTGCAGGAAGGCTTCCTGAAAGACGATTTGCAGGTGATTGTGGCCACCATTGCCTTCGGCATGGGCATCGACAAGAGCAACGTGCGCTGGGTGATTCACTACAACATCCCCAAGAACATCGAGGGCTACTACCAGGAAATCGGGCGCGGCGGCCGCGACGGCAGCCCGGCCACGGCCGTGCTGTTCTATAGCTTCGCCGACGTGATGCAGCTGCGCGAGATGCTGTCCAAGGACAATCCGCAGCTCACCCAGCTCAACCTCACCAAGCTGGAGCGCATGCAGCAGTTTGCAGAGGCCGCCAGCTGCCGCCGCAAAATCCTGCTCAACTACTTCGGCGAAACCCTGGCCACCGACTGCGGCAACTGCGACATCTGCCGCAACCCGCCCACCACCTTCGACGGCAGCCTCATTGCCCAGAAGGCGCTATCGGCAGTGGTGCGCATGCGCCAGCGGGCCGGTATTGGCCTGCTGATTGACGTGCTGCGCGGCATGCGCAACCAGGCCGTGCTGTCAGGCGGCTACGACCAGATCAAAACCTACGGCGCCGGCTCCGACCTGCCCTACCTCGACTGGTACAGCTACATCCACCAGATGCTGAACGACGGCCTGCTCTACATTGCCTATGAGGAAGGCTACGCCCTGAAAATCACGGACCTGGGCCGCGAGGTGCTGCAGGGCCAGCGGCCACTGGCGCTCAAGAAGTTCCAGCCATCCGAGAAAGCCGAGAAGCCCACACGGGGCCGCAAAGCCGCGGCCGCAGCCGCCGCGCCGGCCAGCCGCGAGGCGCAGCTGTTCGAGGCCCTGCGCGGCCTGCGCAAGCGCATCGCCGACGAGCAGGGCGTGCCGCCGTACGTCATCTTCACCGATGCCACGCTGCAGGAAATGGCCCAGGAGCGCCCCATCAACCGGGTGGCCATGCTGGGCATTTCGGGCGTGGGCATGAAGAAGTTCGACACCTACGGCGAGGCCTTTATCCGCGAAATCATGGCCAACGGCGGCAACCCCGCCGCCTTGGCCGAGCTGGACGAAGACACGCTGCCACTGGCCACTCTCGACCCCGACGACCCGGGCGCCCCCCGCCCTGCCCGCAAGCGCGAAGCCAACACCGAAGCCGGCAGCACCGCCGAAACCTCGTTTCAGCTGCACCGCATGGGCCTGAGCGTGGAAGCCATTGCCGAGCGCCGCGGCCTGGCCGTATCCACGGTGCAAACCCACCTGACCACCTGCTACGCCAGCGGCCAGGATTTGCGCATCAGCGACTTTCTCACGCCCGAGGCCCTGGCCGAAATCCAGACGGCGCAGGCCCAGCTCGGCGGCGGCCCCATGCTCCGCGACCTGTTCGACCACCTGCGCGAGAAATACGACTACTTCCGGCTGCGGCTGGCGCTGATGTATTTCAAGAAGCTGAAAGGCGAGTAG
- a CDS encoding NAD(P)/FAD-dependent oxidoreductase: protein MKHVAIIGGGPAGLLAAQRLAEAGWQVAVYEAQATVGRKFLVAGHGGFNLTNSEEAEGFAARYGASQPAFRELLAHFSAADLRHWAADLGIATFVGSSGRVFPQEQHKPADLLRAWVARLRELGVVLHLRHRWLGFAGETGLQLRNEATNETFTLSPDATVLALGGASWQKTGSDGQWVPALQAAGVQCVPFAPANCGAEVAWSEFFRAKVGRTPLKNIALRCGSHLERGEVMLTDYGVEGTPVYALTPALREALTLGSPAPLLLDLKPDLSDAQLLQKLQKPRAGRSLPDFLRQTLRLSHPIPTLLRETAPPEATATPEALAQLLRAVPLPVHALRPLDEAISTAGGVAWSEVDEHLMLRRRPGTYVAGEMLDWEAPTGGYLLQGCFSTGAWVARSIAQRIG, encoded by the coding sequence ATGAAACACGTTGCCATCATAGGAGGCGGGCCAGCGGGGCTGCTGGCGGCCCAGCGGCTGGCGGAAGCTGGCTGGCAGGTGGCCGTGTATGAGGCGCAGGCCACGGTGGGGCGCAAGTTTCTGGTGGCCGGGCACGGCGGTTTCAACCTCACCAACTCCGAGGAAGCCGAAGGCTTTGCCGCCCGCTACGGCGCCAGCCAGCCGGCTTTCCGGGAACTGTTGGCGCATTTCTCTGCCGCCGACCTGCGCCACTGGGCCGCCGACCTGGGCATTGCCACGTTTGTAGGCAGCAGCGGGCGGGTGTTTCCGCAGGAGCAGCACAAGCCCGCCGATCTGCTGCGGGCCTGGGTGGCACGGCTGCGCGAGCTGGGCGTGGTGCTGCACCTGCGCCACCGCTGGCTGGGCTTCGCGGGCGAAACCGGGCTGCAGCTGCGCAACGAAGCCACCAACGAAACCTTCACCCTCAGCCCCGACGCCACCGTGCTGGCCCTGGGCGGCGCCAGCTGGCAGAAAACCGGCTCCGACGGCCAGTGGGTGCCGGCGCTGCAGGCCGCCGGGGTGCAGTGCGTGCCGTTTGCGCCGGCCAACTGCGGCGCCGAGGTGGCGTGGTCGGAGTTCTTCCGGGCGAAAGTGGGCCGCACACCCCTCAAGAACATTGCGCTGCGCTGCGGCAGCCACCTAGAGCGGGGCGAAGTAATGCTGACCGACTACGGCGTGGAAGGCACGCCCGTATACGCCCTCACGCCCGCCCTCCGCGAGGCGCTAACCCTGGGCAGCCCGGCCCCGCTCCTGCTCGACCTCAAGCCCGACCTCTCCGACGCCCAACTGCTGCAGAAGCTCCAGAAGCCCCGCGCCGGCCGCTCCCTCCCCGATTTCCTGCGCCAGACCCTGCGCCTCAGCCACCCCATCCCAACGCTGCTGCGCGAAACCGCCCCACCCGAGGCCACTGCCACGCCCGAGGCCCTGGCCCAATTGCTGCGCGCCGTGCCGTTGCCCGTACACGCGTTGCGCCCACTCGATGAGGCCATCAGCACGGCCGGCGGCGTGGCCTGGTCAGAAGTAGATGAGCACCTGATGCTACGCCGCCGCCCCGGCACCTACGTGGCTGGCGAAATGCTGGACTGGGAAGCCCCAACCGGCGGCTATCTGCTGCAAGGCTGCTTCAGCACCGGCGCCTGGGTGGCCCGCAGCATTGCCCAGCGTATCGGCTGA
- a CDS encoding YihY/virulence factor BrkB family protein has protein sequence MTKVHAPGPTRRRLFLDILILLRRAARELAANDPLRLGAATAFFTTFALPPIFIILIQGLSSLYPASAVRVMLLGKLSNLLGAAAAGLVEQILQNVTNVERSRLVTWLGFGFLLFISTTLFVVIQNSLNQLWQIRPRRNGGRLGKVLKERSRSLGVLVATGVLSLLAFLTDAVLAFLGDYVRDFDVNFSYYLFQFFNQLTSLLILAAWFAVTFRNLSAARVPWRAVLRGAALTAILIDLGEFVLGYLLVPRNLGPIYGPASSIVLVLLFVFYSAMIFYFGACFTKAYAHYAGMDIKPKKSAVRYRLVDVEE, from the coding sequence ATGACAAAAGTACACGCGCCGGGCCCAACGCGCCGCCGCCTCTTCCTCGATATCCTGATTCTGCTGCGGCGGGCGGCCCGCGAGCTGGCCGCCAACGACCCGCTGCGGCTGGGCGCCGCCACGGCGTTTTTCACCACGTTTGCCCTGCCGCCCATCTTCATTATCCTGATTCAGGGCCTCAGCTCGCTGTATCCGGCCTCGGCGGTGCGCGTGATGCTGCTAGGCAAGCTTTCCAACCTGCTGGGCGCGGCCGCCGCCGGCCTGGTCGAGCAAATCCTGCAGAACGTCACCAACGTAGAGCGCAGCCGCCTCGTGACGTGGCTGGGCTTTGGCTTCCTGCTGTTCATCTCGACCACTTTGTTCGTGGTGATTCAGAACTCGCTCAACCAGCTCTGGCAGATCCGGCCGCGGCGCAACGGCGGGCGGCTGGGCAAGGTGCTGAAGGAGCGCAGCCGCTCGCTGGGCGTGCTGGTGGCCACCGGCGTGCTTTCGTTGCTGGCGTTTCTAACCGATGCGGTGCTGGCCTTCCTCGGCGACTACGTGCGCGACTTCGATGTCAACTTCAGCTACTATTTGTTTCAGTTCTTCAACCAGCTCACCTCGCTGCTGATTCTGGCGGCCTGGTTTGCCGTCACGTTTCGCAACCTGAGCGCGGCCCGGGTGCCCTGGCGGGCCGTGCTGCGCGGCGCGGCCCTCACCGCCATCCTCATCGACCTGGGCGAGTTTGTGCTGGGCTACCTGCTGGTGCCCCGCAACCTGGGTCCCATCTACGGCCCGGCCTCCAGCATTGTGCTGGTGCTACTGTTCGTGTTCTATTCGGCCATGATTTTCTACTTCGGCGCCTGCTTCACCAAAGCCTACGCCCACTACGCCGGCATGGACATCAAGCCAAAAAAGTCCGCCGTGCGCTACCGGCTGGTAGACGTAGAGGAGTAA
- a CDS encoding DUF2062 domain-containing protein: protein MPVSKPSDLPEPVAAPPSAPASWWRRRIVGPVLNVLRQGLTPAQLSLTVALGVIFGLVPTLGVTTLLCSVAAVRLRLNVAALLLVSHLLSPLQLLLIIPAMHAGATLLGGNTGPELTLAQLQYLFGHDWLAALRLLWHAMLGALILWALASVPVGLVLNFALRPVFRRLLARQKSDEVIS from the coding sequence GTGCCTGTTTCCAAGCCGTCCGATTTGCCAGAGCCCGTAGCCGCCCCGCCGTCAGCGCCCGCCAGCTGGTGGCGCCGCCGCATCGTGGGGCCCGTGCTGAACGTGCTCCGGCAGGGCCTCACGCCCGCCCAACTCTCGCTGACGGTGGCGCTGGGCGTGATTTTCGGGCTGGTGCCCACGCTGGGCGTCACTACGCTGCTGTGCAGCGTGGCTGCCGTGCGCCTGCGGCTGAACGTGGCGGCGCTGCTGCTGGTGAGCCATTTGCTGAGCCCGTTGCAGCTGCTGCTCATCATCCCGGCCATGCACGCCGGGGCCACGCTGCTGGGCGGCAACACCGGCCCCGAGCTGACGCTGGCGCAGCTGCAGTACCTGTTCGGGCACGACTGGCTAGCGGCGCTGCGCCTGCTCTGGCACGCCATGCTGGGTGCCCTGATACTCTGGGCGCTGGCCTCGGTGCCAGTAGGGCTGGTGCTGAACTTCGCGCTGCGCCCGGTGTTCCGCCGCCTGCTGGCCAGACAAAAGAGTGATGAGGTGATCAGTTAG
- a CDS encoding DUF4112 domain-containing protein, whose translation MTSSRYSPARTAAATTPFDQDERLRWVERVSRLLDSQFSVPGTGWRFGLDPLMSFIPIIGGIPSLAVSGVLILTMMRHGASGNVVVRMVLNVLLDTLVGAIPVLGTIFDFAYKANDRNVRLLRAHYQEGKHQGSGKGLLFVALLGLLALFGLIIWGLWAAGVWLWHFGETQQWV comes from the coding sequence ATGACTTCCTCCCGCTACTCTCCGGCCCGCACTGCGGCCGCTACTACGCCCTTCGACCAGGATGAGCGCCTGCGCTGGGTGGAGCGCGTTTCGCGCCTGCTCGACAGCCAGTTCAGCGTGCCCGGCACCGGCTGGCGCTTCGGCCTCGACCCGCTCATGAGCTTCATCCCGATTATAGGCGGCATTCCGTCGCTGGCCGTGTCGGGCGTGCTCATCCTCACCATGATGCGCCACGGCGCCAGCGGCAACGTGGTGGTGCGCATGGTGCTCAACGTGCTGCTCGACACGCTGGTAGGCGCCATTCCCGTCCTGGGCACCATCTTCGACTTCGCCTATAAAGCCAACGACCGGAACGTGCGCCTGCTGCGCGCCCACTACCAGGAAGGCAAGCACCAGGGCAGTGGCAAAGGCCTGCTTTTTGTGGCGCTACTGGGTCTGCTGGCCCTGTTTGGCCTCATAATCTGGGGCCTGTGGGCGGCCGGGGTCTGGCTCTGGCACTTTGGCGAAACCCAGCAATGGGTGTAG
- a CDS encoding diadenylate cyclase has translation MWEHQSLFRVSAQLFAEGIFNLLDRTLKPEVFLLGLASARETDEPQAVVVEPATLRYTPADFAGVKARAMALEPDGPREVVYHLHPADHDRYEKLRWYELLRRATEQTLEALTASRGEERLSFCSPPVSLYGYQVVVILQLSTEAYQAYYTLPVPGPGNRPTSLVHAAVQEFLLDCSRALRESDTDDDRPVLDRDYNEVLRAAGRSFMLRAAAGTHGLYDACNGIAALRHEGDEGVGTMLVARRHHPAIVPVLTLESPIPLRDHRRIRKLLELSEDRTALVSDATDVFGLGYLVSPEDPAYEPLFTVHFTRHYSWELSHNEQVMMKVVSNTPRLPQGRVDAENFARAVERIFPQLGTDAVSYLWELTQRATEQTNGTILVISEGAAQEAVRLTRQCFRVAPRLMTPSVLRLVTNIDGAVFVAPDGTCHAIGAILDGLATEKGDSSRGSRYNSALRYVESSRYACLAVVVSEDGLIDLLPPVRR, from the coding sequence ATGTGGGAACACCAAAGCCTTTTCCGCGTGTCGGCCCAGCTGTTTGCGGAAGGCATCTTCAACCTGCTCGACCGCACGCTGAAACCGGAGGTGTTCCTGCTGGGGCTGGCCTCGGCCCGCGAAACCGACGAGCCGCAGGCCGTGGTGGTGGAGCCCGCCACCCTGCGCTATACGCCCGCCGACTTTGCTGGCGTGAAGGCCCGGGCCATGGCCCTGGAGCCCGACGGCCCGCGCGAAGTGGTCTACCACCTGCACCCCGCCGACCACGACCGGTACGAGAAGCTGCGCTGGTATGAGCTGCTGCGCCGCGCCACCGAGCAGACCCTAGAAGCCCTGACCGCCAGCCGCGGCGAAGAGCGCCTGAGCTTCTGCTCGCCGCCCGTGAGCCTCTACGGCTATCAGGTGGTCGTGATTCTGCAGCTTTCCACCGAGGCCTACCAGGCCTATTACACGCTGCCCGTGCCGGGCCCTGGCAACCGCCCCACCTCCCTGGTGCACGCCGCCGTGCAGGAGTTTCTGCTCGACTGCAGCCGCGCCCTGCGCGAGTCCGACACCGACGACGACCGGCCCGTGCTGGACCGCGACTACAACGAGGTGCTGCGCGCCGCCGGCCGCAGCTTTATGCTGCGCGCTGCCGCCGGCACCCACGGCCTCTACGACGCCTGCAACGGCATTGCCGCCCTGCGCCACGAAGGCGACGAAGGCGTGGGCACCATGCTGGTCGCGCGCCGCCACCACCCGGCCATTGTGCCGGTGCTCACCCTGGAAAGCCCCATTCCGCTGCGCGACCACCGCCGCATCCGCAAGCTGCTGGAGCTCAGCGAAGACCGCACCGCGCTGGTGTCCGATGCCACCGACGTGTTCGGGCTGGGCTATCTGGTGTCGCCGGAAGACCCGGCGTATGAGCCGCTGTTTACGGTGCATTTCACGCGCCACTACAGCTGGGAGCTGAGCCACAACGAACAGGTGATGATGAAGGTGGTATCGAACACGCCGCGCCTGCCGCAGGGCCGCGTCGATGCCGAGAACTTTGCCCGGGCCGTGGAGCGGATTTTCCCGCAGCTCGGCACCGATGCCGTGTCGTATCTGTGGGAGCTGACGCAGCGCGCCACCGAGCAAACCAACGGCACCATTCTGGTGATTTCGGAAGGCGCGGCCCAAGAGGCCGTGCGCCTCACGCGCCAGTGCTTCCGGGTGGCCCCGCGCCTGATGACGCCCTCCGTGCTGCGCCTGGTCACCAACATCGACGGGGCCGTGTTCGTGGCGCCCGATGGCACCTGCCACGCCATCGGCGCCATCCTCGACGGCCTCGCCACCGAAAAAGGCGACTCCTCCCGCGGCTCGCGCTACAACTCGGCCCTGCGCTACGTGGAAAGCAGCCGCTACGCCTGCCTGGCCGTGGTAGTCAGCGAGGACGGCCTGATTGACCTGCTGCCGCCCGTGCGGCGGTAG
- a CDS encoding aldo/keto reductase, whose amino-acid sequence MQHRTLGRSGLTVSALGLGCMGMSDFYGQPDDAESIRTLHRATELGVTFFDTADMYGPYKNEELVGKALKDRRQQVVIATKFGILRDPSDPSKRGISGRPEYVRQACDDSLRRLGTDYIDLYYQHRVDPATPIEETIGAMAELVKAGKVRHLGMSEAAPDTLRRASAVHPIAALQTEYSLWSRDPEDGVLQACRELGIGFVPYSPLGRGFLTGQIQKFEDLAPNDYRRFTPRFQDENFQKNLDLVARINELANQKNCTPGQLALAWVLAQGDDVVPIPGTKRVSYLEENLGALDVQLSPDELAQLDAMAPRGAAAGQRYPEQMMKSVNG is encoded by the coding sequence ATGCAACACCGCACACTGGGCCGCTCCGGCCTCACCGTTTCTGCCCTGGGCCTCGGCTGCATGGGTATGTCGGATTTCTACGGCCAGCCCGACGATGCCGAAAGCATCCGGACGCTGCACCGCGCCACCGAGCTGGGCGTCACGTTCTTCGACACGGCCGACATGTACGGGCCCTACAAAAACGAGGAGCTGGTCGGCAAAGCCCTCAAAGACCGCCGCCAGCAGGTGGTCATTGCCACCAAATTCGGCATTCTGCGCGACCCTAGTGACCCCAGTAAGCGCGGCATCAGCGGCCGGCCCGAGTACGTGCGCCAAGCCTGCGACGACTCCTTGCGGCGCCTCGGCACCGACTACATCGACCTCTACTACCAGCACCGCGTGGATCCGGCCACGCCCATTGAGGAAACCATCGGGGCCATGGCGGAGCTGGTGAAGGCCGGCAAGGTGCGCCACCTGGGTATGAGCGAAGCCGCCCCCGACACGCTGCGCCGGGCCAGCGCCGTGCACCCCATTGCGGCCCTGCAAACCGAGTACTCGCTCTGGAGCCGCGACCCCGAAGACGGCGTGCTGCAAGCCTGCCGTGAGCTGGGCATCGGGTTTGTGCCGTACTCGCCGCTGGGCCGCGGCTTCCTCACCGGCCAGATTCAGAAGTTTGAGGACCTGGCGCCCAACGACTACCGCCGCTTCACGCCGCGCTTCCAGGATGAAAACTTCCAGAAAAATCTGGACCTCGTGGCACGCATCAACGAGCTGGCCAACCAGAAAAATTGCACGCCCGGCCAGTTGGCCCTGGCCTGGGTGCTGGCTCAGGGCGACGACGTAGTGCCCATCCCCGGCACCAAGCGCGTATCGTACCTCGAAGAAAACCTCGGCGCCCTCGACGTGCAGCTCAGCCCCGACGAGCTGGCCCAACTCGACGCCATGGCGCCCCGCGGTGCCGCCGCCGGCCAGCGCTACCCCGAGCAAATGATGAAATCGGTGAACGGGTAA